A single Nicotiana tabacum cultivar K326 chromosome 5, ASM71507v2, whole genome shotgun sequence DNA region contains:
- the LOC107792669 gene encoding 29 kDa ribonucleoprotein B, chloroplastic encodes MNMFAYKHCIFKFLEKPYLSALPIFFSRSCFIAKTMASSSVSSLQFLFVTPQTPSSLKPNSTLSFFSLPSSSLNLSLSSSSTGLCSIKPFESSFSTRVALSDFDQLEDDVEVSEQPRFSEDLKLFVGNLPFSGDSAALAGLFERAGNVEMVEVIYDKLTGRSRGFGFVTMSTKEEVEAAEQQFNGYEIDGRAIRVNAGPAPAKRENSSFGGGRGGNSSYGGGRDGNSSFGGARGGRSVDSSNRVYVGNLSWGVDDLALKELFSEQGNVVDAKVVYDRDSGRSRGFGFVTYSSSKEVNDAIDSLNGVDLDGRSIRVSAAEERPRRQF; translated from the exons ATGAACATGTTTGCCTATAAACACTGTATCTTCAAATTCTTGGAAAAACCTTATCTTTCCGCCTTACCCATATTCTTCTCTCGTTCTTGCTTTATAGCAAAAACCATGGCTTCTTCCTCAGTTTCTTCTCTCCAATTCCTCTTCGTCACCCCTCAAACCCCTTCTTCTCTAAAACCCAATTCCACACTTTCCTTCTTCTCTCTCCCTTCCTCTTCTCTGAACCtttctttatcttcttcttcaacaggCCTTTGTTCAATTAAGCCTTTTGAATCTTCGTTTTCGACTCGCGTTGCGCTCTCTGATTTTGACCAATTGGAAGATGATGTTGAAGTATCAGAACAACCCCGTTTCTCTGAAGACCTTAAACTCTTTGTTGGTAATTTGCCTTTCAGTGGTGACAGTGCTGCTCTTGCTGGCCTTTTCGAACGTGCTGGAAATGTCGAAATGGTTGAG gttatatatgacaAGCTCACTGGAAGAAGCAGAGGGTTTGGTTTTGTGACAATGTCTACGAAAGAGGAAGTTGAAGCTGCTGAACAACAATTCAATGGATAT GAAATTGACGGGAGGGCAATAAGGGTGAACGCAGGGCCAGCACCAGCCAAAAGGGAGAATTCTTCGTTTGGAGGTGGAAGGGGTGGAAATTCTTCATATGGAGGTGGAAGGGACGGGAATTCTTCTTTTGGAGGTGCACGGGGTGGGAGAAGTGTTGACAGCAGCAATAGAGTATACGTAGGAAACCTCTCGTGGGGTGTCGATGACCTGGCACTTAAAGAATTGTTCAGTGAGCAAGGCAATGTTGTGGATGCCAAAGTAGTCTATGATAGAGATAGTGGTAGATCAAGGGGCTTTGGATTTGTAACATACAGTTCGTCCAAAGAGGTCAATGATGCAATTGATAGCTTGAATGGTGTT GACCTTGATGGCAGGTCCATACGCGTAAGCGCTGCTGAAGAACGGCCCAGGCGTCAATTCTGA